A region of the Mesoterricola sediminis genome:
CACCCGCCGCCCCCGCCTCCACACGGAGGCCGTGCCCTTCGGGCCGCTCCTGGCCGACCTCCAGCGCCTGTGGAACCCCACGCTGGCGGCCCACAACGTGACCTTCGAGACCGAGGCGCCCGAGGGCTGCGTGCTCAGCGTGGACCGCAGGCAGATGGAGCAGCTCTTCCTCAACCTGGTGAACAACGCCGTCGACGCGATGCCCGAGGGCGGGCGCCTCGCCCTCGCGGTGAAGGCGGATCCGGAGGGGCCCCGGTGGCTCATCAGCCTCTCCGACACCGGCACGGGCATTCCGGAGGAGCTCCTGGCCAAGGTCTTCAAGCCCATGTTCACGACCAAGCCCGAGGGCAAGGGCACCGGCCTGGGCCTGGCCATCTGCCGGGAAATCGTGCGGGCGCACGGCGGCGAGATCACCCTGGAAAGCCGGGAGGGCGAAGGCACAACCATCCGGTTCCCCTTGCCCGCCATGGCATAATGCCTCATGAAAAAGATTCGGAAAGCTGTCATCCCCGTCGCGGGCCTCGGCACCCGCTTCCTCCCCGCCACCAAGGCCCAGCCCAAGGAGATGCTGCCCCTGGTGGACAAGCCCGTGATCCAGTACGTGGTCGAGGAGGCCATCCACCAGGGCATCGAGAACGTCGTCCTCATCACGGGCCGGGGCAAACAGGCCATCGAGAACCATTTCGATGTGGCCTACGAGCTCGAGGAGACCCTCTCCCGCCGGGGCAAGACGCAGGACCTGAAGCTGGTCCAGGGGATCACCCACATGGGCCAGTTCTCCTACGTGCGCCAGGGCGAGCCCCTGGGCCTGGGCCACGCGGTGCTCTGCGCGCGCCACGCCGTGGGCGACGAGCCCTTCGCGCTCCTGCTGGGGGACGACGTCTTCGACGAGAAGGACCCGGCCCTCGGCGCCCTCATCGCCGCCTACGAGGCCACGGGCAAGTCCGTGGTCGGCGTGCAGGAGGTGCCCGAGGCCCACGTGAGCCGCTACGGGATCGTGAACCCTAGGCCCGCCGGCGGCGGGACCTGGTGGGACGTGGACCGCATCGTGGAGAAGCCCTCGCCGGACAAGGCCCCCAGCCGCTGGGCCGTGGTCGGGCGCTACGTGGTGCTGCCCGAGGTCTTCGATCACCTGGCGAAGCTCGAGCCCGGCGTGGGCGGGGAGTACCAGCTCACCGACGCCCTGATGAAGATGGCCGCCGAGGGCCGCCTCGTGGCCGCCCCCATCCCGGCCCTGCGCTACGACACCGGGGACAAGCTGGACTACCTGCGGGCCAACGTGGAGTTCGCCCTCAAGCGCGAGGACCTGGGCGGGCCCTTCCTGGCCTACCTGAAGGCCCTGGCGGCGTCCCGGGACTGAGGCCCCTCAGGCCTCCGGAGCCCCGCGCTCGATCAGGAGGTGGAGGAGGGTCACCGCGGCCGGGGTGATGCCCGGGATGCGGGAGGCCTGCCCGAGGGTCTCGGGCCGGTGGCGCTGGAGCTTCTCCTTCACCTCGTTGCTCAGGCCGGGCAGGTGCTCCACCCGGAAGTCGACGGGGATGCGCACGTGGTCCCAGGCGCGCTGGCCGGCCAGGATACGGGCCTCCCGGGCGTGGAAGTCCTGGTAGCGCGCCTCGAAGAGGAGGAGGTCCCGCTCGGCGGCGGGTTCCCAGCCGGGCTGGGGCGCGTCCCAGCCCTCGAGGAGGGCCAGGGCCGCGTCGGCCAGGTCCGGCGTGATCTGCTGGCGCTTGAGGAGGTCGAAGAGGCTCAGGCCCGCGGCCAGGCTCAGGCCGGCGGCCGCGGCCACCGGCCCGAAGGGGGAGGTCGGCGTCACCCAGGCCTCCCGGCACTGGTCGTGGAGCCGCGCGCGGCGCCCGGCCTTGGCCTCCGCCCGGGCCAGCTCCGCCGGGGCCAGGGCCCCCACCTCCCGGGCCACCGGCAGGAGGCGGGTGTCGGCGACGTCGCAGGCCAGGCCCAGGCGGTGCTCGGCCCGGGCCGTGAGCATGCGGTAGGGCTCATCCGTGCCCTTGGTGACGAGGTCGTCGATCATCACCCCGATGTAGGCCTGGTCCCGGCCCAGGATCACCGGCGCCTGGCCCCGGAGCCAGCGGGCGGCATTGATGCCCGCCATCAGGCCCTGGCCGGCGGCCTCCTCGTACCCGGTGGTGCCGTTGATCTGGCCGGCGAACCAAAGGCCTGGCAGGCCGTCCACGGCCAGGCCCCGGGTGAGCTGGAGGGGATCGAAGCTGTCGTACTCGATGGCGTAGCCGGGGCGGAGGATCTCCGCGGCCTCGAACCCGGGGAGGCTCCGGACCATGCGCTCCTGCACGTCCACGGGCATGGAGGTGGAGAGGCCGGCCAGGTAGATCTCCTGGGTCTCCAGGGAATCCGGCTCCACGAAGATCTGGTGGGAGGTCTTGTCGGGGAACTTGACGAACTTGTCCTCGATGGACGGGCAGTACCGGGGCCCCACGCCCTCCACGTGGCCCCCGTACATGGAGGACCGGTCCAGGTTCTCCCGCACGGCCCGCTCCGTCTCGGGGGTGGTGTGCACGATGTGGCAGGGCACCTGGGGCAGGTGGATGCCCTCCCCGTAGAAGCTGAAGGGCCGCGGATCCGGGTCCCCGGCCTGGGCCTCGAGCCGGCTGAAGTCGATGGTGGCGCGGTTGATGCGGGGGCTGGTCCCGGTCTTGAGGCGCCGGCAGCGGAGACCCAGGGCCCGCAGCTGGTCCGCCAGCTGGGTCGAGGGGGGCTCCCCGGCCCGGCCCGCGTCCACCTTGCGGGCGCCGATGAGGATGCGGCCGTTGAGGAAGGTGCCCGACGTCAGCACGGCGGCGTCGCAGGGGAGGAAGGAGCCGTCCTGGAGCTCCACCCCCTCCAGGCGCCCGCCCTCCCAGCGGAAACAAGCGGCCATCCCCTGGACCAGGCGAAGGCCGGGCGTGGCCTCCAGGGCGTTGCGGGCCGCGATGCGGTACTTGACCCGATCCGCCTGGGCGCGCGGTCCTCGGACCGCCATGCCCCGGCTGCCATTGAGGATGCGGAAGTGGATGCCGGATCGATCGGCCAAACGACCCATCAGGCCGCCGAGGGCATCCAGCTCCCGCACCATGTGGCCCTTGCCCACGCCTCCGATGCTGGGGTTGCAGCTCATCTGGCCGATCTGGTCCAGATTCATGGTGAGCAGGGTGGTGGGAACGCCCATGCGCGCGGCGATGTGCGCCGCCTCAATGCCCGCATGTCCGCCACCGATGACCACCAGCCGCATGAAAACCCCTCGGAGGCAGTCTAAAGGAAATCAGCCCCGGGTCACCCCGTCCGCCATCTCATCGGCGGTGGCGCACAGGTCCTGGCCCAGCCGCCGGGCCCGGTCCCGCACCCGGATGCCCAGGTCCTTGAGGTCCGAGCGGAGCTCGGGCCCCGACTTGGGGGTGGTCAGGGCGACCACGGCCGCGCCGAGGATGAAGAGCATCAGGCCTGAACCGGGGAAGTCGCGTGAGTCACTCATCGTTTTTCTCCTTGCGATGGGCAGCGCGCCGGCGCCGCCTGATGAAATCTAGGCCAATCCGGAGCGCTGTCACGAGGCCTTCGACCAGGGATCCGGCCCCGCGCCCGAACAGGCCCATGACGCCGCGAAGAGCCGAGCTGGCCATCAAGCCGGCGGTAGCCGGCCCCTCGAGGGTGCGTTCCACCAGGGCCGCGGTCCGGTCCACCTGCAACCGGACCTGATGGACGTCCTCGGTGATCTGGCGGGCATCCACCCGGAGACTCTCCGCCAGCGCCTGGACCGCCTGGGCGGTCTTTTGGAGCTGGAGGATCAGTGACACCAGGAAGGCGGCCACCACCGTGATCACGACGGTCAGCACGATCTGCAGGGCATGGTCCATGTCTGCCTCCGGAAAAGCCACCCCAATGTAGGTAGCCGCCCACCCGGGAGCCAGTTTTATGGGACAATCGCCCCATGAGACAGCGGATGAACCCCGAGGAGCGCCGGGAACGCCGACGGCGGGTCGTGGCCCGTTCCAAGTTCGCCCTGCCTTCAGCCGTCACCCTCCTGTCAGTCCTGTGCGGCTTCTCCAGCGTCGTGATGTCCATCAACGCCGCCGGGGGCCATCCGGGCGTCTACTTCCTGTGGAGCGCCGGCCTCCTCCTGGCGGCGGGCGTCTTCGACGGCCTCGACGGCCGCATCGCCCGGGCCACGAACACGGCCACCGAGTTCGGGGTCCAGCTGGACTCCCTGGCGGACGTCCTCAGCTTCGGCATGGCGCCGGCCATCCTGGCCTACCGCTACGGCTTCTTCCAGCTGGGCCTGACGGACCCGACCCTCCGGGCCGTGGGCTGGGGGGCGAGCTTCTTTTTCGTGGCCTGCGGGGCCCTGCGCCTGGCCCGGTTCAATGTCCAGGTGGGCAGCGTGGACTCCCGGTTCTTCGTGGGCATGCCCATTCCCGCCGGCGCCGCCTGCGTGGCCGCGGTCATCCTCTGCTGGCCCCACAGCCCCGCCGAGGCCTGGGTGGCCTACGCCTTCGCGGCGGAACTCTTCCTGGTGGGCCTGCTGATGGTGTCCACCGTGCGGTTCCCCAGCTTCAAGAAGCGGAGCCAGACCCGCAACGGGGCCCGCCTCGCCACCCTCACGGTGCTGCTGGTGCTGGCCTCCATCCCCCTGCTCCGGGAGCGGTTCTTCGTCGTCTTCTTCGCGGCCTTCATCACCGGGTCCCTGCTCATGAACCTCGCCTGGCGCTTCGGCTGGCGAGGCGTCGAGCCCCCCCTCCGGGAGCACCGGCGGGCCGAGGACGGCCCCGAAGCCAGCTAGGCTGTGTTCGGAATCTATAGATTGGATAAATAGTTAACTTGTACTCATACGTAAAGGCTCGTACACCACGAATTTTCCTGGGGTAACGATGCCGAGACGTTTCCTGACCGATGCCATGTGGGCAAAGCTTGAACCGCTCCTTCCGCCAGAGCGTGGAGGGATGGGGCGATCCCGTCACCCCAACCGTCCCATGGTGGAGGCGATCCTGTGGAGGCACAGGACTGGGGCGCCGTGGAGGGACCTGCCGGAGGAATTTGGACCTTGGACAAGCGTGTACGCGCGATTTGAGGCCTGGACCAAGCGCGGCGTGTGGCAAAGGATCCTGGAGTTCCTGCGCAAGGAAGCCGACCTGGAGTGGGTCATGCCGGATGGCACCATCCTTCGCGCTCATCAACATTCAGCAGGCAAAAGGGGGGCTCTGGAACCAGGCGCTCGGACGATCTCGGGGTGGATGCTCGACCAAGATCCATTTGATCTGCGATGCCCACGGTAATCCTTTGGATTTCCTGGTCACTCCGGGGCAAGCCCATGAAAGCCGGTCTGCTGAAGGATTGCTGTGCGGTTGGCAGGCAGAGTACGTGTTCGGAGATCGGGCCTACGATGGGAACCCGGTAAGGAAGGCGATCGAGGCCATGGGTGCGACAGCCGTCATCCCACCTCATCCCCGGCGCAAGAATCCGGCGGCCTGGGACTCACACCTATACAAGGCCCGCCATGCCATCGAGCATGGGTTCGCCAAGCTCAAACAGTTCAGGGCGCTGGCCACCAGGTTCGACAAAACGGCGCGAAGTTTCTCAGCCCAGGTGGCTTTGGCCTGCATCGTGATCTGGCTGAGGCTATGAGCGGAGGGTGACAAGCGTTCCGGATCCTCATTGATCCTATGAAACGCGGAGGCGCGGAGGATCTCGCAGAGGGTCGCGGAGGAAAGCGCTCCTGGAACCTGCCACCTCCCAATGACACGTCCCAACGGGAGGCGTGATGGGAAGGCATTGGGGAGAGGTCGACGGGGAGGATCATCCGCACAAGGAGATCACCCAGGCCATCATCGGGGAGGCCATCGAGATCCAGAAGGCTCTGGGGCACGGACTCCTGGAAGATCCCTACAAGGTCTGTCTGGCGCACTCCCTGAGACTGGCCGGCCATAAGGTGAAGCGGGAGGTTTTCCTGGATATCGAGTGGAGGGGGCTTGTGGGCTTGATCCTTTCTCCGCGAGCCTCAGCGAGATCCTCCGCGCCTCCGCGTTCCAATAGGATGCTGCGAATGCGCGGCGCCATCAGGCACTGCAGCACAGACTCACTATTCCAGCTCCTCCATGCTCCGGCACGGATGGGTATTAGCCATTACTATCCTAGATGACGAACACACCCTAGGTTCGGGCTACTTCCGGGTGCGCTTCTTCGCGGGCCTGGCCTTGGCGCCCTCGGCGGGGACCTTGGCGCCGCCTTCGACGGCCGTACCATCGGCCAGACGGAGGTTCCACCCGATGCGGTCGCCCTTCTTCAGGCCCAGGCGCTTCAAGGTGCCGGCGGGGAACTCCACGAAGTGGCGGGCGGGAACGGTGCCGCCGTAGCTGGGGCAGTCATCGCCCTTCATGGGGGAGCAGGGGGGCACGTTGTCGGCGGTCTCCACCACGGTCCCGTCGGCGGTGATCCAGACCACGTCGAGGGAGATGCGGCAGTTCTTCATCCAGATGCTGTGGTACCCGTCCTCGGGGTAGATGAAGATCATGCAGCGGTCCGGGGCGAGCCGGTCCCGGAACATGAGGCCCCTTGCCTGCTCCCTCGGATTGCTGGCCACCTCGGCGAGGAAGGCCTTGCCTTTGGCGACGACGGTCCCCCCATCCGGGGTCCCGGTCGCGGCGAGGAGGAGGCTGAGGAGGAGAGGGGTCATGGGCGCTCCAGACGTCGACTTTCATCCTAAAGGAACCGGCCCTTCATCCCAGCCGGAATTGTGGCGGGCCCGGGGCCCGCCCCCCTTGGACCCCGCCGGCCCGCCCCGCGTTGAACGGGCCCGGGCGGTCGGGTTCAGCCCGCCAGCCAGTCCACGATCCGGGCCAGGTCGGCGACCTCGTGCCAGCCGTGGAAGGCGAGGCGCAGGTAGCCCTCCCGCACCGAAACGTAGATGCCCCGGCGCATGCCCAGGGCCAGGACCTCGCCCAGGCCTTCGGGGCCCCGGTCCCCGTGGTGCAGGGAGAGGAAGGAGCCGACGCGCCCCGCCTCCAGCAGGTCCCGAAGGCGCAGCGACTCGGCCCGCCAGGCGGGAACGTCCCCGAGGGCGTCCAGGAGGCGGACCTGGAGGCGCCGCACATGGGCCTGGATCTCGGGCACGCCGGCCCCGTTCACGGTGCGGAAGGATTCCAGGGCCCCCGCGCAGCTGATGAGGCTGAGGGTCCCGGGCTCCATGCGGCGCCCGTCCTGGAGCCAGGCCCGGCGGTGGTCGGTGGAGGGGCGGTCGAACTCGGTGCCCCCTTCCACGGAGAGCCAGGAGCCCGTGGGCACCAGCTGCTCCCGGAAGGCGGGGTCGGTCCAGAGGAAGCCCATGCCCTGGGGGCCCAGCAGGCCCTTGTGGCCGCCCGCGGCGAAGGCGGCGACCCCCGTCAGGTCCGGCACGGCGGTGCCGGCGCCCTGGATGCCGTCCACCACCAGGTGGACGCCTCGGCCACGACAGGCGGCGGCCAGGGTGGGCAGGTCCAGGACGAGGCCGTCCTGGAAGCGGACCCAGGACACAGCCAGGACACGGGTGGAGGGGCCCAGGGCCGCGATCAGCCGGTCCTCGGGCCGATCCCCGGCGGTGGGGGGACGGGTGGCCCAGGCCTCCTCCCCGGCCCGGTGCCCCTCCCACAGCGGCACCTCCCGGAAGCGCACGCCCCGGGCCTCGAGGGCCTTCCAGGGCCAGATGTTGCTGGGGAACTCGCCCAGGGGGGCGACGACCTCGTCCCCCCGGCTCCAGCGCAGGGCCTGGGCGACGGTGACCAGGCCGGAGGAGGTGGAGGGGGTGAGGGTGATGTCGGAGGCTTCCCCGCCCACGAGCCGCGCGGCTTCCGCCCGCAGGGCGTCGGGGATCCCCAGGAAGTCCTCCCGCCACTGGCATTCCCAGGGCCAGAGCTCCTTGTGGAGGTGGGCGCGCACGGCCCGGACCACGGACCGCGGGACGGGCCCCTCCGAGCAGTGCATGAGCCAGAGGTGGTCGGGGTCCAGGTGGAGGAGGGCGGGGTTGAGGGGCGGCAGAGTCACGGCCGGACCCGGAGCAGGGCCTGGAGGGACCGGGGATAGACGCCTTCGACGATCCCGCGCACGGCGTGGGCGTACTGCTGGATCTCCCACTGGGCGTGGCTGTCGGTGCGGAGGCGGATGAAGTGGGCGGCGGCCTGGAGGCTCACGGTCCAGTAGACCTCGGAGTAGAGGCCCAGGGGCAGGACGCAGCGGGCCTGCTCCCGGCAGACCCCCAGGGCGATCAGCTGCTTGTACTGGGCGACGGCGTTGCGGCAGGTGGCCAGGAAGACCTCGTGGGCTTGGTCCCCGTCGGGACCATCCACCCGCCCCTCCGACCCCTGTTTGTTGACCTTGGCCTGGCGGCGGAAGGTTTCGGGGACGAAGAATTCGTCCTCGGGGAACTCTACGTACCGGCCGCTGATCTCGTTGAATTCGCTGTTATGGACGACGATCCCGTTGGCCACGAAATTATGCCAGGGGCCTTCGACGCACAGGTCATAGGTGGGCTGGACCCCCAGGAAGGCCACCGTCGAAACAGCTACCGGGTGGGCCAGAAGACGATGATCTCCCGTTCTCCTGGGCTTCTGTTCCAGTTCGGGGGGCAGGGTCCCCACGCATGTGCGGGCAAAGGCCACCTCCGCGTCCCGGTTCCGATGGATCGTCCGATGGCAGGTCGAACAGACCGATGCCAGGTTCCCAGCATCAAAAGCCCGCGATGGATCCATCCAGACGGGGATGATGTGATGGGCATGGAGGGCCTCGGACCTTTCCCCGCAGGCCTGGCAAATTCCGCCGTTGTTCGCGTGGAGGACCTTGGCCTGGCGCGCCGTCCAGGCTCCGATCTTCTCCCGTTCGCTTGAAAGTCCCCCGCGCCACCAGTTGGAGGCCTTTCCCGAGCGGTGGAGTCTTCTCTTGGCCCGCTGGGCCTCGGTAAGGTCCATTGGACCAGAGGAATAGCTCCGACCCCGGTTCCAGGATTCATGGCCGCGACCGAACCGCGTCTCCTCGGGCGAGAAGGAAAGGTCATGGACCTTCAGCCATTTCCGGATGGTGTGGGGGGAACAGCCCGCCAATTCCGCCATCTCGGCGAGGCCCCGGCCCAGGCTCCGCTGCTCCCGCAGCCAATGCGCGTCGCGGTGCGCTTCGACCCCGTTGACCATCAGCGAGCATGGCCTCGTCATCCGGGGTTCCTCCCCTTCCGGGTGCTCCAGTCCCGTGGCCTCTCCCATCCGCATCCACCCTTGGGAGGTCAGGACGCGATGATTGGTCGTCATGGTGAGCTGTTTGCCGTCCGCGAGGGTCAGCCGGTAAACGGGCTGGGGCCCCCGTTCGACGATCCCGGCGATGTGTCCGGTCTCGAAGGTGTTATCGCGCTCGTTGAGAACCCTGAGGTTCATGTTCCGGATCCGGCTTCTCGCTGAACCCTTCGTGCTGAAGGTGCCCTGGCGGATCTTCCTGACGGTGGCGCGGTCGACACCCGTCTGGCGCTGGATTTCCCGGTCCGAAATCCCTTGCCTGGCCATGTCCCGGACCAGGGCCACCCGTGCCTCGTCCGGCGCCGTTCCATTACCCTGCCCCGCGGACCAGGCCGTCCACAGTTCATCCATGGTCTTCCGCAACCTCGGGTTGGCGACCCCATTCGTGTTCACGAAGGTCACGACGGCATCGCCGGTCAAGCAGGCGATGCGGTGTTTCATCCATTGCCGGAAGACGAAGATGGGGGCCTTCACGTGGAAGGTCATGGAGGTGTGGCGGAAGGGGGAGGTGTGGTCGTGGGCGGCCAGGTAGTCGATGAGCTTTTCGTCCGCCTCATCGAACGTCTCCTTTCGCTTGCCGAAGCTGACCCGGGCGGCGTTGACCACGCTCAGGTCGGACCCCATGTGGTCCACCAGCTTCACGAATCCTCGGTCCAGGACGGTCTGTTCCAGCAGGGGCATGGGATCTCCGGTCGGGCCATTGTAACCCGGGTCATCGTCCGCTTCCGGCCCCGGCGCCGACCTGCGATGATGGAAGGGCTTGGCAGGCAGCCCCGCGCGGACGACGGGCCCCCCGTCCGGAGTCGCCCGGTCCGCGCGCCCCTGCCGCCCATGGAGACGCTATGAAATTCTTCATCGACACCGCCAACGTGGCCGAAATCAAGCGGATCAACGAGTGGGGGATCCTCGACGGGGTCACCACGAACCCGAGCCTGATCGCCAAGGAATCCGGCAAGCCCTTCGAGACCATCATCGAGGAGATCTGCGCCATCGTGGACGGCCCCATCTCCGCCGAGGTGATCGCCCTGGACGCCCCGGGCATGATCGCCGAGGGCCGCAAGCTGGCCAAGATCCACAAGAACGTCGTGGTCAAGGTGCCCCTGACCGCCGAGGGCCTCAAGGCCACCCACGCCTTCCACGCCGAGGGCATCAAGACCAACGTCACCCTCTGCTTCTCCGCCACCCAGGGCCTCCTGGCCGCGAAGGCCGGCGCCACCTACGTGTCCCCCTTCGTGGGCCGCCTGGACGACATCAACGCCATCGGCATGGAGCTCATCGAGGACCTCGTCCAGATCTTCGGCAACTACGACCTGGACACCCAGGTGCTCTCCGCCTCCATCCGCGGCCCCCGCCACGTGACCGAGTCCGCCCTGGCCGGCGCCCACGTCGCGACCATCCCCACCAAGGTCTTCGACCAGATGCTGGCCCACCCCCTCACCGACCGGGGCATCGAGCAGTTCATGGCCGACTGGAAAAAGAGCGGCCGCTGAAGGGCCTGAAAATTTTTTCCGTTGACCGACAAATTATTTCAATGATGCGGTAACCTGTCTGCCGGTTGCCCCCATTTGAAAGGTGTCACGATGGCCACGTTCCAGGTCAACGGCCGGACAGTAGAGACGTCCCGTGATATGAACCTCCTGGATTTCCTCCGGGAGGAGCTGGACATCACGTCGGTGAAGAACGGCTGCTCCGAGGGGGCCTGCGGCGCCTGCATGGTCCTCCTGGACGGCAAGGCCTCGCGGGCCTGCCTCTTCAACACCGCCAAGCTGGAAGGCCGCAAGGTGGTCACCGTCGAAGGCCTCACCGACCGGGAGAAGGACGTCTTCTCCTGGTCGTACGCCAACGCCGGGGCCGTGCAGTGCGGCTTCTGCATGCCGGGCATGGTCATCAGCACGAAGGCCATCCTCGACGCCAATCCGGACCCGCGCCCCGAGGAGATCTCCAAGGCGCTGGGCCTGAACGTCTGCCGCTGCACCGGCTACGTGAAGATCGAGAAGGCCGTCCTGGACGCCGGGCGCATGCTCCGCGAGGGCGCGCCGGTCCCCTCCGGGGAGGAGACGCAGCTGGCCGTGGGCGAGCGCATCTGCCGCACCGACGCCCGGGAGAAGGCCCTGGGCGAGGGCAAGTACGTGGACGACATGAAGGTGCCGGGCATGCTGCACGGCGCCGTGCTCCGGCCCCCCAAGGCCCGGGTCAAGGTGCTGGGCATCGACGCCTCGGAGGCGCTGGCCATGCCGGGGGTCGTCAAGGTGATCACGGCCGCGGACGTGCCCGGCGATCGCCACCAGGGCCACATCATCCACGACTGGCCCGCCATGATCGCCGTGGGCGAGGAGACCCGCTACGTGGGCGACGCCCTCGCCCTGGTGGCGGCCGAGAGCCGGGCCATCGCCCGCGAGGCGGTCAAGAAGATCAAGCTGGACTGCGAGGTCCTCCCGCCCCTCGTGGATCCCCGGAAGGCCCTGCTGGACGACGCGCCCCGGCTGCACCCCAAGGGCAACCTCCTGGCGCGGACGGTCCTGCGCCGCGGCGACCCGGAGAAGGCCATCGCGGAGGCCGCCCACGTCATCCGCCACACCTTCACCACGCCCGAGACGGAGCACGCCTTCATGGAGCCCGAGAGCGCCCTGGCCGTGCCCGGCGAGGACGGGACCATGACGTTGTACACGGGCACCCAGAGCATCTACGACGACCACAAGGGCATCGTCGGCGTCCTGGGCGTCCCGCCCGAGAAGGTCAAGGTCGTCAGCGCCTACGTGGGCGGCGGCTTCGGCGGCAAGGAGGACCTGATCGTCCAGCACCACGCCGCCCTCCTGGCCAACGCCACGGGCAGGCCCGTCAAGGTGACCCTGGCCCGCCAGGAGTCCATCAAGGTCCACCCCAAGCGGCACGCGTTCGAGATGGCCTACACGGTGGCCGCGGACGCCGAAGGGCGCATCACGGCCGTGAAGGCGGAGCTCCTGGAGGACACCGGCGCCTACGCGAGCCTCGGCGGCCCCGTGCTCCAGCGCGCCTGCACCCACGCGGCGGGCCCCTACCGGATCCCCAACATCGACATCGTGGGCACCGGGGTCTACACCAACAACCCGCCGGGGGGCGCCTTCCGCGGCTTCGGCGTGACCCAGTCCTGCTTCGCCATGGAGAGCTGCATCAACGAGCTCGCCGGGAAGGTGGGCCTCACCCCCTGGCAGATCCGCTGGCTGAACGCGGTCGAGCCCGGCGACGTCCTCCCCAACGGGCAGATCTGCGACGCGGGCACGGCCTTCAAGGAGACCCTCCTGGCCGTGAAGGACCTCTGCGAGGCGCGCCCCGACGCCGGGGTCGCCAGCGCCATGAAGAACGCCG
Encoded here:
- the fsa gene encoding fructose-6-phosphate aldolase gives rise to the protein MKFFIDTANVAEIKRINEWGILDGVTTNPSLIAKESGKPFETIIEEICAIVDGPISAEVIALDAPGMIAEGRKLAKIHKNVVVKVPLTAEGLKATHAFHAEGIKTNVTLCFSATQGLLAAKAGATYVSPFVGRLDDINAIGMELIEDLVQIFGNYDLDTQVLSASIRGPRHVTESALAGAHVATIPTKVFDQMLAHPLTDRGIEQFMADWKKSGR
- the xdh gene encoding selenium-dependent xanthine dehydrogenase, giving the protein MATFQVNGRTVETSRDMNLLDFLREELDITSVKNGCSEGACGACMVLLDGKASRACLFNTAKLEGRKVVTVEGLTDREKDVFSWSYANAGAVQCGFCMPGMVISTKAILDANPDPRPEEISKALGLNVCRCTGYVKIEKAVLDAGRMLREGAPVPSGEETQLAVGERICRTDAREKALGEGKYVDDMKVPGMLHGAVLRPPKARVKVLGIDASEALAMPGVVKVITAADVPGDRHQGHIIHDWPAMIAVGEETRYVGDALALVAAESRAIAREAVKKIKLDCEVLPPLVDPRKALLDDAPRLHPKGNLLARTVLRRGDPEKAIAEAAHVIRHTFTTPETEHAFMEPESALAVPGEDGTMTLYTGTQSIYDDHKGIVGVLGVPPEKVKVVSAYVGGGFGGKEDLIVQHHAALLANATGRPVKVTLARQESIKVHPKRHAFEMAYTVAADAEGRITAVKAELLEDTGAYASLGGPVLQRACTHAAGPYRIPNIDIVGTGVYTNNPPGGAFRGFGVTQSCFAMESCINELAGKVGLTPWQIRWLNAVEPGDVLPNGQICDAGTAFKETLLAVKDLCEARPDAGVASAMKNAGIGVGLSDVGRVRIRVKGGKAVIYTSAACIGQGLASVLMQYVADASGLGWGQIEVAVPDTSTSPNGGTTTASRQTVFNGEAARLAAEDLKRDLATATLADLEGREYYREYSGVTDPFGSDKPNPVSHVAYSFATQVVLLDAEGRLEKVVAAHDVGRAVNPAQVEAQIEGGVVMGLGYALTEDFPLKDGEPQVKYGTLGLFKAAQVPPIEPVIVEKNPSDLAYGAKGLGEITTIPTAPAVACAYLLRDGGFRTDLPLAGTPYSRKKG
- the thyX gene encoding FAD-dependent thymidylate synthase — translated: MPLLEQTVLDRGFVKLVDHMGSDLSVVNAARVSFGKRKETFDEADEKLIDYLAAHDHTSPFRHTSMTFHVKAPIFVFRQWMKHRIACLTGDAVVTFVNTNGVANPRLRKTMDELWTAWSAGQGNGTAPDEARVALVRDMARQGISDREIQRQTGVDRATVRKIRQGTFSTKGSARSRIRNMNLRVLNERDNTFETGHIAGIVERGPQPVYRLTLADGKQLTMTTNHRVLTSQGWMRMGEATGLEHPEGEEPRMTRPCSLMVNGVEAHRDAHWLREQRSLGRGLAEMAELAGCSPHTIRKWLKVHDLSFSPEETRFGRGHESWNRGRSYSSGPMDLTEAQRAKRRLHRSGKASNWWRGGLSSEREKIGAWTARQAKVLHANNGGICQACGERSEALHAHHIIPVWMDPSRAFDAGNLASVCSTCHRTIHRNRDAEVAFARTCVGTLPPELEQKPRRTGDHRLLAHPVAVSTVAFLGVQPTYDLCVEGPWHNFVANGIVVHNSEFNEISGRYVEFPEDEFFVPETFRRQAKVNKQGSEGRVDGPDGDQAHEVFLATCRNAVAQYKQLIALGVCREQARCVLPLGLYSEVYWTVSLQAAAHFIRLRTDSHAQWEIQQYAHAVRGIVEGVYPRSLQALLRVRP